The nucleotide sequence GCGCTGGACGCGCTGCGCGATGTCGGACGGCCGCGATCGGTCCAGCTGGCCGTGTTGGTCGACCGCGGGCACCGGGAACTGCCGGTGCGCGCGGACTACGTGGGCAAGAACGTGCCCACCGCACGCAGCGAAAGCGTGCATGTCCAATTCAGCGAACACGACGGCCACGATGGGGTGGTGATCTCTCGATGACACCCAGGCATCTGCTGGCGGCGGGCGACTTGAGCCGCGATGACGCCATTGCGATCCTTGACGACGCCGACCGCTTCGCGCAGGCCCTGGTTGGCCGTGAGGTCAAGAAGTTGCCGACGCTGCGCGGTCGCACCGTGGTGACGATGTTCTACGAGAACTCGACGCGAACCCGGGTTTCCTTCGAGGTGGCCGGTAAGTGGATGAGCGCGGACGTGATCAATGTCAGCGCGAGCGGGTCTTCGGTCAGCAAGGGCGAGTCACTGCGCGACACCGCGCTGACCCTGCGTGCGGCCGGCGCCGACGCGCTGATCATCCGGCACCCCGCGTCCGGGGCGGCGCGGCTGCTCGCCGATTGGACCGCCGGCCAATCCGACGGCGGCCCTTCGGTGATCAACGCCGGCGACGGCACTCACGAGCACCCGACGCAGGCACTGCTGGACGCCCTGACCATCCGGCAGCGGCTCGGTGGCATCGAAGGCCGGCGCGTCGTCATCGTCGGCGACATCCTGCACAGCCGGGTGGCCCGCTCCAACGTCATGCTGCTGCACACACTGGGTGCCGAGGTGGTGCTGGTGGCGCCGCCCACCTTGCTGCCGGTGGGTGTCGCGGATTGGCCGGTCACCTTCTCCCATGACCTTGACGCCGAGCTTCCCGCCGCCGACGCGGTGCTGATGCTGCGGGTGCAGGCCGAGCGGATGAACGGCGGATTCTTCCCCTCGGTGCGCGAGTACTCGACCTTGTACGGTCTGTCCGACCGTCGTCAGGCGATGCTGGCCGGTCACGCGGTGGTGCTGCATCCCGGGCCGATGCTGCGTGGCATGGAAATCGCCTCATCGGTTGCCGACTCGTCACAGTCGGCTGTGTTGCAACAGGTTTCCAACGGAGTCCACATACGCATGGCGGTGCTGTTCCATGTCCTGGTTGGACTCGAGTCGGCTGGGGAAGAGGGTGCGGCGTGAGCGTGCTGCTGCGCGGAGTGCGGTTGTACGGCGAGGGCGAACGGGTCGACGTACTCGTCGACGACAACCAGATCGCTGACATCGGGACCGGACTGGCCATCCCCGATACGGCGGATGTCATCGATGCCACCGATCACGTGCTGCTGCCGGGGCTGGTTGACCTGCACACCCACCTGCGCGAGCCGGGCCGCGAATATGCCGAGGACATCGAGACCGGTTCGGCGGCAGCAGCGCTGGGTGGCTACACGGCGGTGTTCGCGATGGCCAACACCCATCCGGTGGCCGACAGTCCGGTGGTCACCGACCACGTCTGGCACCGGGGACAGCAGGTCGGTTTGGTCGACGTACATCCCGTCGGCGCCGTCACGGTCGGGCTCGCCGGAACTGAACTCACCGAGATGGGCATGATGAATGCCGGTGTCGCCGCGGTGCGGATGTTCTCCGACGACGGGATCTGCGTGCACGACCCGCTGATCATGCGCCGCGCTCTCGAATACGCCACCGGCCTGGGTGTGCTGATCGCCCAGCACGCCGAGGAACCCAGGCTGACCGTCGGTGCGGTCGCCCACGAAGGCCCGAATGCCGCGCAGTTGGGCCTGGCGGGTTGGCCCAGGACGGCCGAGGAATCGATTGTGGCCCGCGACGCGCTGCTGGCCCGAGACGCGGGCGCGCGGGTGCACATCTGCCACGCCTCCACCGTGGGAACCGTCGAAATATTGAAATGGGCTAAATCGCAAGGTATTTCGATCACAGCGGAGGTTACTCCGCATCACCTGCTGCTCGATGACCGCAGACTGTCCGGCTACGACGGGGTAAATCGGGTCAATCCACCGCTGCGCGAGGCGTCTGATGCGATGGCGCTGCGACAGGCGCTGGCCGACGGGATCATCGATTGTGTGGCCACCGATCACGCGCCGCACGCCGAGCACGAGAAATGCGTCGAGTTCTCCGCGGCGCGGCCGGGCATGCTCGGGCTGCAGACCGCGCTGTCGGTGGTGGTGCAGACGATGGTGCAGCCGGGTCTGCTGAGCTGGCGCGATGTCGCGCGGGTGATGAGTGAGAACCCGGCGCGAATCGTGGGGCTGCCCGATCATGGCCGGCCGCTCGAGGTAGGGGAGCCGGCCAACCTGACCGTGGTTGATCCCGACGCCACCTGGACTGTCACCGGGGCCGACCTGGCCAGCCGCTCGGCCAACACCCCGTACGAGTCGATGACCTTGCCCGCCCGGGTCACGGCGACGCTGTTGCGTGGAAAGATCACCGCCAGGGACGGAAAGAGCCCGGCATGAACTCAGGCACGCTGATCGGCTCCCTGATCTTTGCGGCCGTGCTGGCGGTGTTGATCGCGATGGTGATCGCGCTGATGATCAGGGGCTGGCGGCGTCGCGCGCGACTGCAACGCGAGCTGATCGGTGCGTTACCCGACCTGCCCGCCGCGGTGGGTCCCGCGTCGGTCACCACTTGCGGCATGTACGTCGGTTGCACCCTGGCGCCGGCGTCCAACCACCGGGTTGTGGTCGGCGACCTCGGGTACCGCAGCCGGGCGGAACTGACCCGTCATCCCGACGGAATTCTGGTGAAACGTGCGCGGGCGCAGCCGATTTGGATCCCACTGGATTCGATCACAGCGGTACGCACCGAGCGCGGAATCGCCGGCAAGATCGCGGCCCGCGACGGGATACTGGCAATCCGGTGGCGACTGCCATCAGGTACTGAGATCGACACCGGGTTCCGGGCAGACAATCGTGACGAATACGACGGCTGGCTAGCAGGCTGGCTTCAGCCCCGAACGGAGGGAATCGTGTGAGCAAAGCCTTGCTCGTACTTGAAGATGGCCGAGTCTTCACCGGAATGTCATTCGGTGCGGTTGGCCAAACACTGGGGGAAGCCGTTTTCAGCACCGGCATGTCCGGCTATCAGGAGACGCTGACCGATCCCAGTTACCACCGCCAGATCGTGGTGGCCACCGCCCCGCAGATCGGCAACACCGGCTGGAACGACGAGGACGGAGAGAGCCGCGGCGACAAGATCTGGGTCGCGGGCTACGCGGTACGTGACCCGTCGCCGCGCGCCTCCAACTGGCGCTCATCGACCACACTGGAAGACGAGCTCATCCGCCAGCGCATCGTGGGGATCGCCGGCATCGACACCCGCGCAGTGGTGCGTCATCTACGCAGCCGCGGCTCGATGAAGGCCGGTGTGTTCTCCGGTGCGGCCCTGACCGCCGGCACGCAAGTAGCCGAGCTGGTCGAGCGGGTGGCTGCCCAACCCCCGATGCTGGGCGCCGATCTCGCCGGAGAGGTCAGCACGCCCGAGGCGTACATCGTCGAACCAGAAGGGCCGCAGCGTTTTACCGTGGTGGCCCTGGACCTCGGTATCAAGACCAACACGCCGCGCAACTTCGCCCGGCGCGGCGTTCGCAGCCATGTGCTGCCCTCGTCGGTGACCTTCGATCAGATCGCCGATATCAAGCCAGACGGCGTGTTCTTGTCCAACGGACCCGGCGATCCGGCGACCGCAGACCATGTCGTGTCGCTGACCCGTGAGGTGCTCGGTGCCGGAATCCCGCTGTTCGGTATCTGCTTCGGTAATCAGATCCTGGGCCGAGCGCTGGGATTGTCGACCTACAAGATGGTGTTCGGGCACCGGGGCATCAACATTCCGGTCATCGACCACGCCACCGGGAGAGTCGCGGTAACCGCGCAGAACCACGGTTTCGCGCTGGAAGGGGAGGCCGGGCAGTCTTTCGAGACGCCGTTCGGCCGGGCCGCTGTCAGCCACACCTGCGCCAATGACGGTGTGGTCGAGGGGGTCAGACTGGTTGACGGCCGCGCATTCTCGGTGCAGTACCACCCCGAGGCCGCGGCAGGCCCACACGATGCCGAGTACCTGTTCGATCAGTTTGTTGACCTGATGGCGGGGGACCGCTGATGCTCATCGCCGCGAGCGGGTGCCCCCAGCCGACACGCTGGGTTCGGCGCAAGACCGCGCACCTTCGCGTCCAAACCCTAGGGGGCTGCTAGTGCCGCGCCGCACCGATTTACACCACATTCTGGTCATCGGCTCGGGGCCGATCGTCATCGGCCAGGCTTGCGAGTTCGACTACTCCGGAACCCAGGCGTGCCGGGTACTGCGCGCCGAGGGCCTACAGGTCAGTCTGGTCAACTCCAATCCGGCGACGATCATGACCGACCCCGAGTATGCCGACTTCACCTACGTCGAGCCGATTACCCCAGAGTTCGTCGAGCGGGTCATCGCTCAGCAAGCCGAGCGCGGCAACAAGATTGACGCCGTGCTGGCCACCCTGGGTGGGCAGACCGCCCTGAACACCGCCGTCGCTCTATACGAGAACGGGGCGCTGGAACGCTACGGCGTGGAGCTGATCGGTGCCGATTTCGAAGCGATTCAGCGCGGCGAGGACCGGCAGCGGTTCAAGGACATCGTTGCCAAGGTCGGGGGTGAATCCGCCCGCAGCCGAGTGTGTTTCACCATGGATGAGGTTCGTGAGACCGTTGCCGAGCTGGGTCTTCCAGTGGTGGTGCGGCCCAGCTTCACCATGGGCGGGTTGGGCTCGGGTATGGCTTACTCCGCCGACGAGGTGGATCGGATGGCCGGCGCCGGGCTGGCCGCCTCGCCCAGCGCCAATGTGCTCATCGAGGAATCGATCTACGGCTGGAAAGAGTTCGAACTCGAGCTGATGCGCGATGGCCACGACAACGTGGTGGTGGTGTGCTCGATCGAGAACCTCGACCCGATGGGCGTGCACACCGGCGACTCGGTCACCGTTGCGCCGGCTATGACGCTGACCGATCGGGAATACCAGCGGCTGCGCGACTTGGGGATTGCGATCCTGCGCGAGGTCGGGGTGGACACCGGCGGCTGCAACATTCAGTTCGCGGTCAACCCCCGAGACGGCCGGCTGATCGTCATCGAGATGAACCCGCGAGTATCGCGGTCAAGTGCGTTGGCGTCCAAGGCAACCGGGTTTCCGATCGCCAAGATCGCCGCGAAACTGGCCATCGGATACACGCTCGACGAGATCGTCAACGACATCACCAAGGAAACGCCGGCCTGCTTCGAACCCACCCTGGACTACGTCGTGGTCAAGGCGCCGCGGTTCGCCTTCGAGAAGTTTCCGGGCGCCGATGCCACGCTGACCACCACCATGAAATCGGTGGGCGAGGCGATGTCGTTGGGCCGCAACTTCGTCGAGGCGCTCGGCAAGGTGATGCGTTCGCTGGAAACCAGCCGGGCCGGGTTCTGGACCGCCGCCGATCCCGAAGGCGGCCTCGACGACGTCCTGACCAGGCTGCAAACCCCGACCGAAGGCCGGCTCTACGACCTGGAACTGGCGCTGCGGCTGGGGGCCTCGGTCGATCGGGTGGCCGAGGCCAGCGGCGTGGACCCGTGGTTTGTCGCGCAGATCGACGAGCTGGTCGGTTTGCGTGCCGAATTGGTCGACGCGCCGGTGCTCGACGCGGATCTGCTGCGCCACGCCAAACACAGTGGGCTATCCGATCGGCAGATCGCCTCGCTGCGGCCAGAACTGGCCGGGGAAGATGGTGTGCGCTCACTGCGCGAGCGGCTGGGCATCCACCCGGTGTACAAGACGGTGGACACCTGTGCCGCCGAGTTCGAGGCCAAGACTCCGTACCACTACAGCAGCTATGAGCTGGATCCGGCGGCCGAGACCGAAGTGGCTCCACAGATCGACAAACCGAAGGTTCTGATCCTCGGGTCCGGACCTAACCGCATCGGCCAGGGGATCGAGTTCGACTACAGCTGCGTGCATGCGGCAACCACGCTGAGCCAGGCCGGTTTTGAGACGGTGATGGTCAACTGCAATCCGGAGACGGTGTCCACCGACTATGACACCGCGGATCGGCTGTACTTCGAGCCGCTGACGTTCGAGGACGTGCTCGAGGTATTTCATGCCGAGGAGCAGTCGGCCGCCGGCGGGGCCGGCGTGGTGGGAGTCATCGTGCAACTCGGCGGCCAGACGCCGCTCGGGCTGGCAGAACGGCTGGCCAACGCCGGGGTGCCGATCGTCGGCACCCCGCCCGCCGCCATCGACCTGGCCGAAGACCGCGGCGCGTTCGGCGATGTGCTGACCGCGGCGGGACTGCCCGCGCCACGCTATGGCACCGCGACCACCTTCGCGCAAGCCCGCCGTATCGCCGAAGACATCGGCTATCCGGTGCTGGTGCGGCCGTCGTACGTGCTGGGTGGGCGGGGGATGGAGATCGTCTACGACGAGGAGACGCTGCGCGGCTACATCACCCGCGCGACCGAACTCTCGCCGGCACATCCGGTGCTGGTCGACCGCTTTCTCGAAGACGCTGTCGAGATCGATGTCGACGCGTTGTGCGACGGTACCGAGGTCTACATCGGCGGGGTCATGGAGCACATCGAGGAGGCCGGAATCCACTCCGGTGATTCAGCGTGTGCCCTGCCGCCGGTGACCTTGGGCCGCAGCGACATCGAAAAGGTTCGCAAGGCCACGGAAGCCATCGCGCATGGCATCGGTGTGGTGGGTCTGCTCAATGTGCAGTATGCGCTCAAAGACGACATCTTGTATGTCTTGGAAGCCAATCCGCGCGCCAGCCGCACCGTGCCCTTCGTGTCCAAAGCCACCGCCGTCCCGCTGGCCAAGGCATGTGCCCGGGTCATGTTGGGCGCCAGTATTTCCCAGTTGCGCGCCGAAGGGATGCTGGCGCGTACCGGGGACGGCGCCAACGCCGACCCGCGTGCCCCGATAGCCGTCAAAGAGGCTGTGCTGCCTTTCCACCGCTTCCGGCGCGCGGACGGCGCGGCCATCGATTCGCTGCTTGGCCCGGAGATGAAGTCGACGGGCGAGGTGATGGGGATCGACCGGGACTTCGGCAGCGCCTTTGCCAAGAGCCAGACCGCCGCGTACGGTTCGTTGCCCACGGCGGGGACAGTGTTCGTTTCGGTCGCCAACCGGGACAAGCGCTCACTCGTGTTCCCCGTCAAGCGGCTCGCCGACCTGGGCTTTCGGGTGCTCGCTACCGAGGGCACGGCAGAGATGCTGCGACGCAATGGGATTCCCTGCGACGAGGTTCGCAAGCATTTCGAGGCGCCACAACCCGGACGCCCGGCGATATCTGCCGTCGACGCGATCCGGGCCGGCGAGGTCGACATGGTGATCAATACCCCATACGGGAACTCCGGCCCGCGTGTCGACGGTTACGAAATCCGCTCGGTTGCCGTGTCCGCCAACATCCCGTGCGTCACCACCGTGCAGGGCGCGTCGGCCGCGGTGCAGGGCATCGAAGCCGGGATCCGCGGCGATATCGGGGTCAGGTCGCTGCAGGAGCTGCACCGCGCCATCGAACAACAGAGCGCGGCCGACGGCGGGGCCCGGTGACCGGATTCGGCGCACGCTTGGCAGAGGCCAAGGCACACCGCGGGCCGCTGTGTTTGGGGATCGATCCCCACCCCGAGTTACTTCGGGCCTGGGATCTGCCGGCCACCGCCGACGGATTGGCCGCGTTCTGTGATATCTGCGTGGCGGCCTTCGCGGGATTTGCGGTGGTCAAGCCGCAGGTGGCGTTTTTCGAAGCGTACGGCGCCGCGGGATTTGCGGTGCTGGAAGGCACGATGGCCGCGCTACGGGCCAATGGTGTGCTGGTCCTGGCGGACGCCAAGCGTGGCGACATCGGGTCGACGATGGCGGCCTACGCGGCGGCCTGGGCGGGCGACTCGCCGCTGGCGGCCGATGCCGTGACTGTCTCGCCCTTTCTGGGGTTCGGCTCGCTGCGGCCCCTGCTCGAGGTTGCGACGGCCAATGATCGGGGTGTGTTCGTACTCGCGGCCACCTCCAATCCGGAGGGCGCCACCATTCAACGCGCCGACGCGGATGGCCGCACGGTGGCCCAACTGATCGTCGATCAAGTCGGACTCTTCAATAGTGAAGTTGGCGAAGCGACGGGGCCGGAGCCCGGATCGGTTGGTGTGGTCGTCGGCGCAACGGTGCTGAATCCGCCGGACGTGAGCGGGCTGGGCGGACCCGTATTGGTTCCCGGCGTCGGGGTGCAGGGCGGTCGGCCGGAGGCGCTGGGCGGCCTCGGCGGCGCGGCGCCACAACAGCTGTTGCCCGCGGTGTCGCGCGAGGTCCTGCGCGCCGGCCCCAGCATTTCTGAAGTCCGGGCGGCGGCCGAGCGGATGCTGGACTCCGTCGCGTACCTTTCAGCGGTCTAGGTCTTCGGGTCAAGCACGCTCGGCGCCCGTTGCTGTTGGAGTTTCTGTAGCCGCTGACGCCCGGGGACGATCTGCGTCTGAGCGCCGCCCGAATCCCAGCCCGCTTGCCACCTCACACGTCGGCGCTCGGCAACCGTGCGCGGCAGCCGGGCTCCATGCTTGCCGGAATCCACTCTGAAAAGGCTTGCAATAAAAGGAAAATCGTCAGACTTCCGTGGTCACCGGGGCTTCGTCGCGGCCCGCCAAACTGCCCGAGTCGGCGTCGGCACGTTCGCATTGGTGCCGGCGCGATCAACTGCGTGTGGCCGTTTGAGCGCCCGCGCCGCGCTGTTGCTCGGGAAACCCCGACGTTGCTGGCCGCATTCGGCTGGACATCCGTACCAGATTTGCTGGGCAGTCGAAATGGACCGATGTTCGTCCGTCGGTGAATGCGGCGCGACGCCCGCGTCGTGAGTCGGCCTGGTGGGGTCTCGGGTCCGCCCCGTTCCGGCAACGCGGACGGGCCCACCGCACGGTTCGAGCATGCGCTGGCCTGCTGATTCGCTCCATTTGCCCCGAACCGCCCGACACGCGCGACACGCCACCGAAATGCGTGATCCATGGCACGTTGGTCGCGGGGGGTTGCTCGGGGTGGCCCGGGGCGGCCCAAACCGGCCGGCGGGCGGTGCGATCGTCGTGCGGCGCCGCCCGCAGATTCCAGTCAAATCGCAAATAACCGCAGCTAGACGTCAATATCTGGGGGTGTGGCCGGACCATCCCGCTGGGCGCTCGACCCCGTGGTTTGTGGCCGCTCGGGCGTGGCGGCGGAGCGCTGATTCGTGTCGCGGCCGGGGCCCACGCTGGGGATTTGTCACCCAAACCAGGGGGTCGGGTTAGATTTCGTCAGGAACCGTGAGTACGGTCGTCTCCGCTGGCTGTAGTACCAGCCAAGACAAACAAATGATCGATTGATATCGATGAGAGACGGAGGAATCGTGGCCCTTCCCCAGTTGACCGACGAGCAGCGCGCGGCCGCGTTGGAGAAGGCTGCTGCCGCACGTCGAGCGCGAGCAGAGCTCAAGGACCGGCTGAAGCGCGGCGGCACCAACCTCACCCAGGTGCTCAAGGACGCCGAGACCGACGAAGTCTTGGGCAAGATGAAGGTGTCTGCGCTGCTCGAGGCTTTGCCGAAGGTGGGCAAGGTCAAGGCGCAGGAAATCATGACCGAGCTCGAAATCGCCCCGACCCGGCGGCTGCGTGGTCTTGGTGACCGTCAGCGCAAGGCCCTGCTGGAAAAGTTCGGCTCCGCCTAGCCCGCTGCCGACGATGCAGGCCGCTGGGCCTGAGGTGGGGTATCACCCGCTAGCAGGGGTGGTGCGGGCAATCAGCGCCCAAGGATCCAGGCTGCAGTGCCTGGTGGGGGTGCCGACTCAGGAGCGCCGATGAGCGCCGGCGGAGGACCGGGCACAGGACATGTGGTCGTGCTGTCCGGTCCTTCCGCTGTCGGCAAGTCGACGGTGGTCCGCTGCTTGCGTGAGCGGATCCCAAACCTGCACTTCAGCGTCTCGGCCACCACCCGGGCGCCGCGGCCGGGGGAGGTGGACGGCGTGGACTACCACTTCGTCACCCCGGAGAGCTTCCAGCAGATGATCGACCAGGGCGAGTTGCTGGAGTGGGCCGAGATTCACGGGGGACTGCACCGATCGGGCACCCCGGCTCAACCGGTGCGGGAGGCCACGGCCTCCGGAGTTCCGGTGCTGATCGAGGTCGATCTGGCCGGGGCCAGGGCTGTCAAGAAGGCGATGCCCGAGGCCATCAGCGTGTTTTTGGCGCCGCCCAGTTGGGAGGACCTCAAGGCCAGGCTGGTCGGTCGGGGCACTGAGACGCCGGACGTTATTCGTCGCCGGTTACAGACCGCGCAGACCGAACTGGCAGCCCAACCCGACTTCGACAAGGTCGTGGTAAACGGTCGATTGGAATCCGCATGCGCTGAATTGGTATCCTTGCTGGTGAGAACTGTGCCCGGCTCTGGGTGAGTCATCAGCCAGGCAAAGAGCCAGAATTCAGAATTGAGATCTTTACCGTCTTCGCAACGATTTACGCCGCCAGGAGAAAGTCTTAAGTGAGTATTCCGCAGTCCGATGCGCCGTTGGCCGCCGTTTCCGCCGTGGATCAATTCGATCCTTCCTCTGGCGGGGTCGGTGCCTACGACACCCCGCTGGGCATCACCAATCCGCCCATTGACGAGTTGCTGGATCGCGTCTCGAGCAAATACGCCCTGGTGATTTATGCGGCGAAGCGGGCTCGGCAGATCAACGACTACTACAACCAGCTCGGCGAGGGCATCCTGGAATACGTCGGGCCGTTGGTGGAGCCGGGCCTGCAGGAAAAGCCGCTATCGATCGCGATGCGTGAGATCCACGCCGATCTGCTCGAGCACACTGAGGGCGAGTAACAGGGCAGGCCCCGGATGGACCGTAAGCGGATCGTCGTCGGCGTCTCTGGGGGTATCGCCGCGTACAAGGCGTGCACGGTCGTCCGTCAACTGACTGAGGCCGGTCATCACGTCCGGGTCATCCCCACCGAATCTGCGCTCCGTTTTATCGGGGCGGCCACCTTCGAGGCGCTCTCCGGCCAGCCCGTGCACACCGGGGTGTTCGACGACGTGCCGGCGGTGCCTCATGTTCAAATCGGTCAGCAGGCTGACCTGGTCGTGGTCGCCCCGGCGACGGCTGATCTGCTGGCCCGGGCGGTAGCCGGGCGCGGAGACGACCTGCTGACAGCAACTCTGCTCACGGCCCGGTGTCCGGTGATGTTCGCTCCAGCGATGCACACCGAGATGTGGCTGCATCCGGCCACCGTCGACAATGTGGCCACGCTGCGCCGTCGCGGCGCGGTGGTGCTCGAACCCGCATCCGGGCGGCTGACCGGCAGTGACACCGGCGCCGGACGCTTGCCCGAGGCCGAGGAGATCACCACCCTGGCCCAGCTGCTGCTGGAACGCCATGATGCGTTGCCCTACGACCTGGCCGGCCGCAAGGTGTTGGTGACCGCCGGTGGCACCCGGGAGCCGATCGATCCGGTGCGCTTCGTGGGCAACCGCAGCTCCGGTAAGCAGGGTTACGCCGTCGCGCGCGTCGCTGCCCAGCGGGGCGCCGAGGTGACGTTGATCGCGGGGCACACCACCGGGTTGATCGACCCGGCCGGTGTCGAGGTGGTGCACGTCAGCACCGCGCAGCAACTCGATGACGCCGTCTCCAAGCACGCACCCACCGCGGACGTGCTGGTGATGGCCGCCGCCGTTGCCGACTTT is from Mycobacterium marinum and encodes:
- a CDS encoding aspartate carbamoyltransferase catalytic subunit — encoded protein: MTPRHLLAAGDLSRDDAIAILDDADRFAQALVGREVKKLPTLRGRTVVTMFYENSTRTRVSFEVAGKWMSADVINVSASGSSVSKGESLRDTALTLRAAGADALIIRHPASGAARLLADWTAGQSDGGPSVINAGDGTHEHPTQALLDALTIRQRLGGIEGRRVVIVGDILHSRVARSNVMLLHTLGAEVVLVAPPTLLPVGVADWPVTFSHDLDAELPAADAVLMLRVQAERMNGGFFPSVREYSTLYGLSDRRQAMLAGHAVVLHPGPMLRGMEIASSVADSSQSAVLQQVSNGVHIRMAVLFHVLVGLESAGEEGAA
- the carB gene encoding carbamoyl-phosphate synthase large subunit, with protein sequence MPRRTDLHHILVIGSGPIVIGQACEFDYSGTQACRVLRAEGLQVSLVNSNPATIMTDPEYADFTYVEPITPEFVERVIAQQAERGNKIDAVLATLGGQTALNTAVALYENGALERYGVELIGADFEAIQRGEDRQRFKDIVAKVGGESARSRVCFTMDEVRETVAELGLPVVVRPSFTMGGLGSGMAYSADEVDRMAGAGLAASPSANVLIEESIYGWKEFELELMRDGHDNVVVVCSIENLDPMGVHTGDSVTVAPAMTLTDREYQRLRDLGIAILREVGVDTGGCNIQFAVNPRDGRLIVIEMNPRVSRSSALASKATGFPIAKIAAKLAIGYTLDEIVNDITKETPACFEPTLDYVVVKAPRFAFEKFPGADATLTTTMKSVGEAMSLGRNFVEALGKVMRSLETSRAGFWTAADPEGGLDDVLTRLQTPTEGRLYDLELALRLGASVDRVAEASGVDPWFVAQIDELVGLRAELVDAPVLDADLLRHAKHSGLSDRQIASLRPELAGEDGVRSLRERLGIHPVYKTVDTCAAEFEAKTPYHYSSYELDPAAETEVAPQIDKPKVLILGSGPNRIGQGIEFDYSCVHAATTLSQAGFETVMVNCNPETVSTDYDTADRLYFEPLTFEDVLEVFHAEEQSAAGGAGVVGVIVQLGGQTPLGLAERLANAGVPIVGTPPAAIDLAEDRGAFGDVLTAAGLPAPRYGTATTFAQARRIAEDIGYPVLVRPSYVLGGRGMEIVYDEETLRGYITRATELSPAHPVLVDRFLEDAVEIDVDALCDGTEVYIGGVMEHIEEAGIHSGDSACALPPVTLGRSDIEKVRKATEAIAHGIGVVGLLNVQYALKDDILYVLEANPRASRTVPFVSKATAVPLAKACARVMLGASISQLRAEGMLARTGDGANADPRAPIAVKEAVLPFHRFRRADGAAIDSLLGPEMKSTGEVMGIDRDFGSAFAKSQTAAYGSLPTAGTVFVSVANRDKRSLVFPVKRLADLGFRVLATEGTAEMLRRNGIPCDEVRKHFEAPQPGRPAISAVDAIRAGEVDMVINTPYGNSGPRVDGYEIRSVAVSANIPCVTTVQGASAAVQGIEAGIRGDIGVRSLQELHRAIEQQSAADGGAR
- the rpoZ gene encoding DNA-directed RNA polymerase subunit omega — translated: MSIPQSDAPLAAVSAVDQFDPSSGGVGAYDTPLGITNPPIDELLDRVSSKYALVIYAAKRARQINDYYNQLGEGILEYVGPLVEPGLQEKPLSIAMREIHADLLEHTEGE
- the gmk gene encoding guanylate kinase, giving the protein MSAGGGPGTGHVVVLSGPSAVGKSTVVRCLRERIPNLHFSVSATTRAPRPGEVDGVDYHFVTPESFQQMIDQGELLEWAEIHGGLHRSGTPAQPVREATASGVPVLIEVDLAGARAVKKAMPEAISVFLAPPSWEDLKARLVGRGTETPDVIRRRLQTAQTELAAQPDFDKVVVNGRLESACAELVSLLVRTVPGSG
- a CDS encoding dihydroorotase produces the protein MSVLLRGVRLYGEGERVDVLVDDNQIADIGTGLAIPDTADVIDATDHVLLPGLVDLHTHLREPGREYAEDIETGSAAAALGGYTAVFAMANTHPVADSPVVTDHVWHRGQQVGLVDVHPVGAVTVGLAGTELTEMGMMNAGVAAVRMFSDDGICVHDPLIMRRALEYATGLGVLIAQHAEEPRLTVGAVAHEGPNAAQLGLAGWPRTAEESIVARDALLARDAGARVHICHASTVGTVEILKWAKSQGISITAEVTPHHLLLDDRRLSGYDGVNRVNPPLREASDAMALRQALADGIIDCVATDHAPHAEHEKCVEFSAARPGMLGLQTALSVVVQTMVQPGLLSWRDVARVMSENPARIVGLPDHGRPLEVGEPANLTVVDPDATWTVTGADLASRSANTPYESMTLPARVTATLLRGKITARDGKSPA
- the pyrF gene encoding orotidine-5'-phosphate decarboxylase; translation: MTGFGARLAEAKAHRGPLCLGIDPHPELLRAWDLPATADGLAAFCDICVAAFAGFAVVKPQVAFFEAYGAAGFAVLEGTMAALRANGVLVLADAKRGDIGSTMAAYAAAWAGDSPLAADAVTVSPFLGFGSLRPLLEVATANDRGVFVLAATSNPEGATIQRADADGRTVAQLIVDQVGLFNSEVGEATGPEPGSVGVVVGATVLNPPDVSGLGGPVLVPGVGVQGGRPEALGGLGGAAPQQLLPAVSREVLRAGPSISEVRAAAERMLDSVAYLSAV
- the mihF gene encoding integration host factor, actinobacterial type, translating into MALPQLTDEQRAAALEKAAAARRARAELKDRLKRGGTNLTQVLKDAETDEVLGKMKVSALLEALPKVGKVKAQEIMTELEIAPTRRLRGLGDRQRKALLEKFGSA
- the carA gene encoding glutamine-hydrolyzing carbamoyl-phosphate synthase small subunit — encoded protein: MSKALLVLEDGRVFTGMSFGAVGQTLGEAVFSTGMSGYQETLTDPSYHRQIVVATAPQIGNTGWNDEDGESRGDKIWVAGYAVRDPSPRASNWRSSTTLEDELIRQRIVGIAGIDTRAVVRHLRSRGSMKAGVFSGAALTAGTQVAELVERVAAQPPMLGADLAGEVSTPEAYIVEPEGPQRFTVVALDLGIKTNTPRNFARRGVRSHVLPSSVTFDQIADIKPDGVFLSNGPGDPATADHVVSLTREVLGAGIPLFGICFGNQILGRALGLSTYKMVFGHRGINIPVIDHATGRVAVTAQNHGFALEGEAGQSFETPFGRAAVSHTCANDGVVEGVRLVDGRAFSVQYHPEAAAGPHDAEYLFDQFVDLMAGDR
- the coaBC gene encoding bifunctional phosphopantothenoylcysteine decarboxylase/phosphopantothenate--cysteine ligase CoaBC, which gives rise to MDRKRIVVGVSGGIAAYKACTVVRQLTEAGHHVRVIPTESALRFIGAATFEALSGQPVHTGVFDDVPAVPHVQIGQQADLVVVAPATADLLARAVAGRGDDLLTATLLTARCPVMFAPAMHTEMWLHPATVDNVATLRRRGAVVLEPASGRLTGSDTGAGRLPEAEEITTLAQLLLERHDALPYDLAGRKVLVTAGGTREPIDPVRFVGNRSSGKQGYAVARVAAQRGAEVTLIAGHTTGLIDPAGVEVVHVSTAQQLDDAVSKHAPTADVLVMAAAVADFRPAQVSTAKIKKTADSPPVIELLRNDDVLAGAVRAREDGQLPKMRAIVGFAAETGDANGDVLFHARQKLRRKSCDLLVVNAVGGDRAFEVDNNDGWLLAADGTEAALQHGSKTLMASRIVDAIVTFLDSCRG